The genomic segment AGGAGTCGGAACATTTTTTCCTCCGAAGTTGCTAAGCCGTGTTGGTTAAGCTACGTATGCTATTTTATTACGTCTAGTCTTGTACTTCAGTGTCTCTACCTGCAAAATTTTATAGTCCATTGTAGTTTCGAGACAGTGATGTCCTACAACAAACAGATAAgttttatgtttatttatttttttggcgACAATCTTTAATGGGTTTTCTCTGTCTCCTTGAGTTCCACGTCCGCTGATTTTGAGCATGACATGAAGGTTCCACCACTAAAGTTTAGACAAGAAATCTTTTTACATTTTAAATAACAATATTTGtattatcaataaaaatttagTTATAGAAGTTAAAATTCATCCACACAATGtctttgaattatttacatgttaAATTACAAATTGTCGAGATTACCCTTAATCATCTTACTTTTGAATTCCATAATAAAAATGTATTCTTTAATCTCGAAAACCCGAGGTCGTTCGGGTAAATTGAATGTAATATCTTTCGAATCAAGTCATCAAATTGATCACCTCGTGATGCCGCATCCGTCGTACCATGTCATCCCGTCTAGGAGCAAATAGAGTTAATCTTGGAAGTGAGGGGGCACAAAATGGAAACCAGCCCTCGTTATTCTCCTCTCTTAGATTTCTTGTCCAAATCCAAACGCGGTTTTTTGTTTATGGAGATTAGGGTTATATTTGAAGTTCCCTGCATGGAACTCAGAATCATCAGAATTCAGCGAAGAGAACGAACGACATACTTTACTCTTCCTGAGTTTGCTCTGATCAATTGCAGAGCATTTCCATGGAAAATCAGCGCGATTTCAAAGTTCCGAAACTGAAATCATTAGACGGCGTCATCTCGCCGATCAATGTCACCGGTCGCCGCTTCCACCACTCGCCTCTGagtccgattttcgatccgtACGCATCTGACAGTTCGGATTCTCCAACTCCACTGATGAAGTACCTATGCTCCGCAGCTCCGGCGCTCGGCGCCACCACTGTCCCATCCTCACCGGTGTTCGCTACGCCTCTGAAGGTCGAGGAGGATGTTCTCGTTATGGATGGAATTCCGGTGCCAAAATCCAATAAATGTGGCTCAGCGAGAGTAAGGTCAGCTCTGACattattgaaattgaatttgaaTTCTACTTCGTCACAGCCGGGTGGTGTCGCAGCTGAGAATGGCAATTCCAACAAGGCGGATATTTGCCGTCATTGGAAGGATTCTGCATGCCGCTTTGGTTCCAAATGCCAGGTCAACTACCTCTCTCTATCAAAAGTTTGgttcttgttttctttcaatatttacaatgGGTGAAGGTAAAGTCGTTGCTTATGATTTGAGAGGAAAAGTACCGAAAAGCTCACTGCTTCCTATCAACATATATGGCTAAATGTGTTATTTAGGAATCGCTGAGTAAATTGCTTTATTGACTTCTCCTTTGGATCGTAACAGTTTGCACACGGCAAGGAGGAGCTGCGTCCTCCTCGTTTCTCTGACAAGAACAAGCTTGAAGTATGAAAAATacattctttttcttgttttgctTTACTTTTCTTGCATAATATTATATCATCCATATGGGCCAACTGTTGAATTGTACGTCTTCGTACCACAAGATTTATTGTGTGATTTCTAATACTTTTGCAATTTCCTCGCAAATAGATCTTCAAACCATACAACAGTTCCAGTGGATCAAGCTCATCATCACATGGCAGGAAAAGCTGTTCAGTTAACCAAATCATCGCCGCCTCCACTGCAGCAACCCTCTTATTGCCGATACCGCCCACACCAATGACCTCATTAACATCTACTGTCGAAATCAAATCCAATTCTGGATCCATCAATGAGAGCAAAGACCCTAATCCTGCTCTTTTAGGCTCCAATTGGTTACCTCTGGATAATGGATTTGAGGTTATTTTACCACTTGGATTAAGTGAAAGAAAAAAGAATCCCTCGAAAGAAGATTTGGACGCTGAGATACAAAAACTTCTGTACGGTACAGGTTCGACAAAAAGATTGCCTGTGTTTCTCGGTATATGCACAGACTGATTGCTTGATTGGGTTCTCTTTTGGCTGAAGAATTTAAGATCCACCATTCTTGTCGCTGATTAGATGGTAAAATTGTTGTGATTTTGTGATGCCATTTTTACTAGTTTTTGCACCCACAATTTGTCTGTGAGATAGAGGTATAGTTGAATGCTGCAAAAAATGAATAGCAAGTACAGTTATCTGATTACATATATGTCGATTGTTGCCTGAATGAATAAGTGGGTTCTCTAATTCCTGAATTTGTACACGTTTCGGCACTATGTGGACAGTACTTAAATATGGATTCGAAAGTAACACTTGGTACAGAGAGATCAAAAAAATTCGATGATTATATACTGTTCTCAACAATTGTAAAGAGTGCTACATTTCGTCTTGGCATGTAAAAAACTTAAGAAGGAATGATGTTCTTTGATACTGAGAAGGAGAGAAAAAACTTTCATGGTTATTATTCAACTGAATTTTTCCTTAGGACTTTACATCTGAGTCTTTATATTCTTTTATACATTAAACTCAATATATGTTAACACgaacataaaataaaacataatttccACTGTGCATCTccacgttatatccaaatcatCCAGTCCTCTAAAGACACCCCTAAGGCTCTCCAAACAGCTTGAGAAGCATCAACAATGTTATTATCACACGGAGGCAGATAATCATGCATGTTTTTTACTGCACCCCATCGAACAATCACACTCGTCAACAACCATAGCATTCACACTTCTGCCTTTAGCACTTGTACTAATGTTCTTTAGGCACCTGCTTCCGCTACTATAGCATCAAGTTGATAATGCAACGACTGGTGTGTGGTCTGAATGGTACTTATTACCATATTTGATGGCTTCCCTTCATCTACACCTTCTTTGAAACTGTTCAGATTGAGAACTGCCTCCGTTTTTCCAGATACACTTGTAGGTCATGTAATTCCTTCCTTTAATGCAGCAGATAGAGTAATCTTCGTGACAGTAAAGCTCAATTTATTCATAAGAATTATCAGTTCCTTTATGCGTTAAAGTTCAAGTCTTGAAAATTAATTAGATGgagataagatttatttcatttgtttctATACAGCTTAACCCAAGAAAATGCCAGGATTGCTCTCATTTAAACTTTTGGCTGCTGCTTATATGATCCAGTTGAGGTTTCAACGGGACTACATACCTATAATATTTTTTGCATCAACTTTACCTCTACGGTATTGCGTTTATTAAAAAAACGGGATTAAAATTCATGCGATCTGTATCCTGTCGTCTTTGAATCGGGTTTAACAAATTGGAATGTGTTCCCATTGGACTTTGTTGCTGAAGCCTCGAAGAAATCATTTCAGAACATTTTCTTAATGGATGTGCGCAGCAATTGCTTTGgtgtttatataatatatggtatcacaaatgaaacttaaaatttagGCAAAAAAATCTGAGTTTCGCCATAACATTAGCTCGTGCCTCATGTTCTGTCCTGAATGGTCACCTTGTttcaattataaatttttatttcaattctCGCAATGGTAAAAGCGACACTTTGTCAAGATTTCATAAGAGATCTTATTGGTTAACTTGGttttaaaatttagaaaataaatGAGAATTCATTGGTCGGAACAAGTCTAAAACTAATGTACGTTCGTCCTTTTTATTTTGTCTGGTTCTAGTATTGTTCAGATTGAGCGTGAAATAAACTAGCTAAAAAATgttgaaatttatttttcatcttttcatgtgcaccttcagtatAACCTCGTGATTATAAACATTTTCTTGTATCGTAATTTTGCAGGCTTGAGGATCCATGAATACCCTACCCCAAAAAAGGATCATAAATACATTCGTGAATTGAATTGGATGCATCATGAAATTCCAGAAACCAGCATATCATAAACTCTGGTAAATTGTTGAATCATAACATTCATATTTCACAGGTATATGCCGTCCAACAACACCATCCCGAAACCACAACAAAGGAAGACAAGTAGTACATAAGAAaacataaaacatatttagaCTAGAAGTTGAAGCTCAGAAAGACCAACAAGCACCTACTCTAGGCATCAGACCATGTGATATCCAACTCGCCCCAATCATCTTCGGGAACTCCCAAGGCTTGCCAAACTGCTGTCGATGCATCGACGATGTTATTAGGACATGGAGGCTGATAATCGTGATCTTCATCACAACCCATTGTAGAATCGCACTCATCAACCACCATTGCTGTCACGGTTCTGCCATTAGCACTTATCTTTACGTTGTTATGGCATCTGCTGCCTCCACTGTACCATCCGGTCGATAGAGCCACCACTGGGGTGTCATCAGAGTGGTACTTGTTGTCACATTCCGATGGTCCTCCACCATCTCCTCCTTTCTGAAAACTATTAAGGGTTAGAACTGCTTTTGTGCTTCCAGATACCGAAGGCGAACACTTGTAGGTTGTGTAGAACTTTCCTTGCTTACAGCAGTCCGAGTAATTTTCTTGGTTACATTGCCCGGGAGGTGGCTTTTTCCCTTCTATTCTGCCGCTCGGCTTGCATCCCTGAATCCTAGCCTCTATGGAATAAGAAGCAAGAAGTATCAGTAAAAGCAGAGTTACTCCTGTGCTTAAGCTTGTGTTGTTCATCTTGATTCTCGATTAATTATCTGAATATTTTGGTGAAGGGATCTGCGTATTTGTACTCTCACAATGTTGAATACGCCAGATCTAGGCTCGTGCAaattattttgaattaatttcTGATAGATTAGCGTTTCAAGCACTCCACACTATTCCATAGCAGCTACGCTTTGGACCTATATCTTGGCCCAAcgaatatttattaatttctaattttttaatcTTTGAATTTTATTATTGTGCATCATTTTCACAAAGTTGCTACCTTGCATCTGATGTTTTGATGggattttaaaattcaaattaattATATCGGCATTTGAGATTATGGCGCGAGTCACTTGAATAATAAGTTTTTCGTGTTCAAGATTGAGTAAATTAATGTCGCGGCAAATTAAGTAATCCAGCGAAGTGCACATTCCGATGGTTGGAAGTGTCAACAGAGCTATCCACTTTTTGTGTAGAACCCCTAACAACAGTTACCAACTAGTAAATTTGCACAAGTTTTTGTTCTTTGAGCACTTTCTTGGAATTTTCCCTAAATAAAGCTTATAAACACAGATTGATTATCCAATtttctgtatcaatattctcTACTCCAACACAACTTAAACACTAATATAGAATGAAGACGAATAATTTGAGCATGATTTCATCTCTTCTGCTTTTACTTCTTGCTGTTTATCCCATAGAGGCTAGACTTCACGGATGCAAGCCAAGTGGCAGAATAGAAGGGAAGACCCCGGCACCCCGCCTCCGGGACAATGTAACCAGGAGAATGACTCAGATTGCTGTAAGCAAGGAGAGTTCTACAATATTTACTAGTGCTCGCCTCCCGTCTCTGGAAGCACAAAAGCCGTTCTGACCCTTAATAGTTTTCAGAAAGGTGGAGATGGTGGAGGACCATCTGAATGTGACAACAAGTACCACTCGACGACACGCCAGTGGTGGCTCTATCAACTGGATGGTGCAGCGGAGGCAGCAGATGTCATAACAACATAAAGATAAGTGCTAATGGCAGAACCGTGACAGCAGTGGTGGTTGACGAGTGCGATTCCACGATGGGGTGTGATAAAGATCACGATTATCAGCCTCCGTGTCCTAACAACATTGTCGATGCGTCAAAGGCTGTATGGGAAGCCTTGGGAGTTCCAGAAGATGATTGGGGCGAGTTGGATATTACATGGTCTGATGCATAGGAGCACTTCTGTTTGATGCAAGTGATCATACTTGTTCATATACAATGTATCTATTGAACCATCTTAAGAATATACATTGTCAGTTTTTCTTTTAAAGTTTTGCCCAAGTTTGACAGCTTGCATGTTGCAAGATTTACCttttcattttcaaaaaattgcctgaaaaattaaaatcaacaGTCTGGTGATAGAGAATATATGAGGAGGTAATTAGCCATGGAAGAACTAACAAATGCCCGTATAAGACTTGTTAAAGTTTTAAACCTATCAAATTGAGTAGAAGCTGAAATATATATGGAATTTGGATGCAGGGtctttgataattttaaaatactccACAGTTTATTTAGTGGAAATGTAAAGATTTCAAGTAATAAAAAACTATGAGTTTCACTTTTTAGAATAATAAATATCGAAATAGTTAGAATTTCAAAAGTTGCTAAATTATTCAACGCTACGctttttaaaattctatcaCCGTAACAATAATTCCAGGCTTGTTCTTTGTgacatgttttaatttttttgaaattacaatttaatttttcaaaaatcattcTCACAACGTAGCACATTATCGATACGGATATTATTTTCGATACAAAGTTGATATCATTCTCAAATATACttcaattattaaattttaaaataaacaacaaatTATCGAAATTTTACATGACTtgacaataaaaaaatttatttcgaaaataaaactaaaacaaatcatattttaataacACATTTTACAAAAACACAACCATCCGTGAGACGTGTCACAAGTGACCTACTGGTAAAAATAAACGTTTGTTAAAATTGGCGTCTTGGATTGATCATATTCTTCCCAAAACAAAGTTCTCGTGTATCCAAAAACAAAGTTCGTGTGtataaaattaatttgtttttggATTGATCATATTCTTCCATGGCAACATATTAATACTTCAAATTGGCGAGTTCGAAGATGTTTTTTTTATAAGGAAGTTAAGTACTATattaaaaaatgatttctttGGTTTCTCTAAAACCTAAGTTTCTTAATCTTAAAGGTTTATAGATGTTACCTTTTAAAATCAAATCCAGTTACAAtgaattatttcaaaatatttttctttaaagcaAAAATGAAGTTCTATTCAAGAACAGAGATGGTATTTTTAATTGAGGGAAATAAATGCTACGTGAGTTTAGTGGCAAGGTGTCACTAGCCAAGCCCTTGAATAAGTTCAGTGGGTGTGGGGGTGTGCATAGCTTTAGCAAAGAGAGTGGTCTTTCATGCCTATAAATACGTACCCAACTCATTCAAGATTCTTCAAATCAAAATCTCAAAAATACCTATCAAGTTCATTAAAATGAAGAAACATTCCCTTTGAAGTGTGACTGTCCTGTTTTTCTGTGTTTTAGCCAAAACCGAAGCTCAGCCTTGCAGACCAAGTGGAGCCCTTAGAGACAAGAAACCTCCTCCAGGGCAATGCAACTCACAGAACGATTCCGAATGCTGTGTACAAAGAAAACTTTATGCCACATTCAATTGTTCGCCTGAAGTGACCAGTCGTACCAAAGCTGTCTTAACACTCAACGGTTTTGGACCAGGTGCTGATGTTGGAGGGCCATCAGAATGTGACGACAAGTTTCACTCAAATGACACCCCAGTGGTGGCATTGTCTACAGGATGGTTCAACAAACAGAAACGGTGCCTTAAATCCATAATGGAAGGAGCGTTGAGGCTATCGTGGTTGACAAATGTGACTCAAATGTTGGGTGTTATGCTGAGCACGATTTCCAGCCTCTATGCCGCAATAACATTGTTGATGCCTCTAGGGCAGTTTGGAAGGCGTTAGGCATGCCGAAAAGAGATTGGGGTGAGTTGGATCTGCTGGTTGGTTTAATTCTTGTTTCTGAAACATATGGAAGTTACTGTTTAATTCGAAAATGTCTTGTGCTTCTAGCACGTTCGTGTGCATTTTAGTATTGATGTTTTTGTTATATAACACTTCTTAATAAGGAATCCAAATGGTTTGGTTTTCCCGGGAGATGACTCTTATTGAATAAGTAGTCCTATGGAACTATGCAATCTGCAGAATTACATGCTACACAGCAATATTGCCaaactaaaaaaa from the Primulina tabacum isolate GXHZ01 chromosome 8, ASM2559414v2, whole genome shotgun sequence genome contains:
- the LOC142553064 gene encoding uncharacterized protein LOC142553064; protein product: MENQRDFKVPKLKSLDGVISPINVTGRRFHHSPLSPIFDPYASDSSDSPTPLMKYLCSAAPALGATTVPSSPVFATPLKVEEDVLVMDGIPVPKSNKCGSARVRSALTLLKLNLNSTSSQPGGVAAENGNSNKADICRHWKDSACRFGSKCQFAHGKEELRPPRFSDKNKLEIFKPYNSSSGSSSSSHGRKSCSVNQIIAASTAATLLLPIPPTPMTSLTSTVEIKSNSGSINESKDPNPALLGSNWLPLDNGFEVILPLGLSERKKNPSKEDLDAEIQKLLYGTGSTKRLPVFLGICTD
- the LOC142553066 gene encoding kiwellin-1-like, with the protein product MNNTSLSTGVTLLLLILLASYSIEARIQGCKPSGRIEGKKPPPGQCNQENYSDCCKQGKFYTTYKCSPSVSGSTKAVLTLNSFQKGGDGGGPSECDNKYHSDDTPVVALSTGWYSGGSRCHNNVKISANGRTVTAMVVDECDSTMGCDEDHDYQPPCPNNIVDASTAVWQALGVPEDDWGELDITWSDA